DNA sequence from the Streptomyces sp. NBC_01497 genome:
CGCCGAAGACGGGCACGCCCGTCGCCGCGCAGTGGTGCACCATCTCGACGCAGACGCCCGCCTGTTCGGGGGTGCCGGGGCCCGGTGAGAGCAGGACGCCGTCGAAGCCGTCCTGCGCGTGGGCCGTCGTCACCTCGTCGTTGCGCAGCACCTCGCACTCGGCACCCAGCTGGTAGAGGTACTGGACGAGGTTGAAGACGAAGCTGTCGTAGTTGTCGACGACAAGAATGCGCGCGCTCATCCGGCCGCACCTCCCGATCCGCCGTCGACCGTGACGTCGTTGAAGGGCAACAGCGGCTCCGCCCACGGGAAGACGTACTGGAACAGCAGATACACGACGATCAGTGCGAGAACGATCGAGAGGGCCGCACGCACCCACGTGTTGCCCGGCAGATGCCGCCAGAACCACCCGTACATGCCGCGCTCGCCGCCCCTTCGGTCCCTGCCGCCCCGGGCGTAGCGCCCGCGTTCCGCTCGCACCAGACTAAACGTCGGCGGCGGCGCGTGGGCAGCGCATGGGTGAGCTGCCCGGGGGGTTTGCGTTTGTGCTTCGTCACAATGATCGCAGCGCTGTTCGGGCGCCGCACTCAGTCATTTCACAGGCTTCGCGTAGTGCAGGTCCGTCGTGCCTGCGTAACCGGGCAGCGTGGTCCGCCCGTCGTCGTGGACACGCCAGCCGAGACCGTACGCCTGTACGTACAGCAGGTAGTTCTGGATCGACGGTGCGTCATCGAGCGCCCGGCGCAACTTCTTCGGGTCGCCGATCGCGGTGATCTTGTACGGCGGTGAGTAGACGCGGCCCTGGAGGATGAGCGTGTTGCCGACGCAGCGCACGGCGCTCGTCGCGATCAGCCGCTGGTCCATGACGCGGATACCGCGCGCCCCGCCGCTCCAGAGCGCGTTGACCACGGCCTGGAGGTCCTGCTGGTGGATGACGAGGTCGTTGGCCTGCGGCTGCGGGTAGCCGGGCGCGGCGGTGGCGTCCGGCGGGGCGTCGTCCAGGGTGACGCTGACGGCGTCGCCGTTCAGGGCCAGGGTGCCCGCGCTCCCCTCAAGACCGTGCAGGCGCGCGTCCTCGGCGGCGGTGGACCTGTCGTCGCGGCGGGCGAGCGAGTCGACGTCCTTGCGTACGGCGGCGTCCGACCGGTCGAGGCCCGCGTTCTTCGCGCTGCGCTCCTGGACCAGGTCCGACAGCTTCAGCAGGGAGGCGTCCGTACGGATGTCGGTGCCCTTGGCGGTGTTGAAACTCGTCACGAAGATCAGGCCCGCCAGGGCGAACACGGCGAGGGTGAGCAGGCGTACGGGCCGTGCCCGCCAGACCGGCGCGGGATGCGGAGCGCGCTCGTCCGGGGCTCGGGGGTCCGGTGCGGAATTGCTCAACGTACCCTTATCTCCTTGGGCGCCACGGAAGCACTACGCTAACGGAGCGCCTGGCCGGGTCGCCTCGTCCCCCCGGTCCACGGGCCGCCGGCCGTTCAGTCCCCTGCGCGGTCACGCAGCACATCGACAGGAGAGTTCCTCGTGCCGAAGTCCCGGATCCGCAAGAAGGCAGATTTCACGCCGCCGCCCGCCGCGAAGGCGGCGACGGACATCAGGCTGTCCAATCGCAACTGGGTCGCCCCGGTCATGCTGGCGATGTTCCTGATCGGCCTGGCCTGGATCGTCCTGTACTACGTGACCGGCGGCGATCTGCCGGTCGACGCCTTCGGCAGCTGGAACATCGCGGTGGGCTTCGGCTTCATCGCCGCCGGGTTCGGCTTCTCCACACAGTGGAAGTAACGAATCGCCTCCGGGCGTAACCCGGAGCCGGTCCCGGGAGTTATCCACAGGCGTTTCCACAGCAGGGGAAAAGGTCTGAAGATCTGTGGATAACTTCGCGGGAAGTTGACGCCGGTGTGACCGCGACGGCGGTCACCCGGCCCGCCGGTCACCCGGCCGGTGGCCGCCCCGCGTCCCGCCTTCCCCGTATACCAGCAGGTCAAGCGGTGCTCGCACGGGACTTCCCACCGCACGAGGCCCGGCGGACCCCCCTGCGGGACGGACGCCACGCACAAGACGCACAAGTTCCGGCACATTCTGTGGACAACACTGTGGGCAGAGTCGATCGGAAACGGTCAGGACCGGTACCCTGCACCGCGCCCGACGCTCCCGCCAGGGCTTCCCGCACCGGTCATGGTCAGGCCGGACCGCCCCCGTACCCGGGGCGCCTCCGCCCGGAGCGTCCCGCACAGCCGCGGTCGGCGCCCGGCGGCGCCCGGTCCTCTGGCCGGCATCGACGGCCCTGCCACGACGTGGCCTCAGGTCAGCATCGACGTTCTGACAGCGATCAGGACGACCGTGACCACCAGCACGCCGACGCAGGTCCCCGCCTGGACGAGATCGCGGTGCGCGCGCGGCGCGTGCACCAGTCCGATCGCCATGAGCGCACCCGCGACGAGGCCCCCGATGTGCGCCTGCCAGGCGATGCCCGCCCAGAAGAACGTGATGAACAGGTTGATCGCCAGGAGCGCGATGACCGGCCGCATGTCGTAGCGCAGCTTGCGCACCAGGACGGCCGTCGCGGCGAACAGCCCGAAGATGGCCCCCGAGGCACCGAGTGAGGCCTCGCCGGGGCTCGCGACCACATACGTCAGCGCGCTGCCCGCGAGGCCCGAGATGAGATAGAGCGCCGTGTAGCGCAGCCGGCCGAGCGCCGCCTCCAGCGGGGCGCCGATCCACCACAGGCTCAGCATGTTGAAGCCGATGTGGAAGATCTCCACATGGTCGAAGACCGACGTGAACAGCCGGTACCACTGGCCGTCCGCGACGCCGAAGCCCCACAGCGCGAGGTCGTTCCCCACCGCGCCCTTCAACTGCGCCAGGATGAACACCGCGATGTTGACGCCGATGAGGATCTGCGTGATCAGCCGGGGGTTCTGACCGGGCCGCACCGGCGCGCCCGCGATGGTCCGGGGCCGGTTGTCCGGCCGCCTCGGACCCGCGGGTGCCCTCGGCGAGGAGGCCGCCGCACCCGCCGCGACGGCGGAGACCGCGTGTGCCCCGGCCGGGGCACCGGGGCCCGTACCCCGTACACAGTCCGGGCACTGGAAACCGACCGACGCGCTCACCATGCACTCGGGGCAGATGGGACGCTCACAGCGCGTGCACCGCACGCCCGTACCGCGTCCCTGATGCCGGTAGCAGCTGGGCAGGCCTTCGCCCGCGGCCGACCGCTCTGGCTGGTCCATCGCTCCCACGGTCCTCTTCACCTCGGTGACGACGACGGCTGAGCCGGCGTCCCTGACCCGGAACGACGGCGGAGGGCCCGCCGCCGGTCTCGTCCTCGCGGACCGGACCGGCCGGCATCCGCACCCGCCCCCCACCCGTCCGGGCACAGCCGGTTCTCAGGGCTGTATCCACTACACGGACGGGCGGGGTCGGAAGGTTCCCGCGCGGTTCAGCGCGTTTCGACGGAGACCGTCTCGATCACGACGTCCTGCAGGGGGCGGTCCGTGCGCGGGTTGGTCTTCGAGCCGATGATCGAGTCCACGACCTTCTTGCCGGCCTCGGTGCTGACCTCGCCGAAGATGGTGTGGCGGCGGTTGAGGTGACCCGTCGGGACCGCGGTGACGAAGAACTGCGAGCCGTTGGTGCCCGGGCCCGCGTTGGCCATCGCCAGCAGGTAGGGGCGGTCGAACGAGAGGTCGGGGTGGAACTCGTCGCCGAACTCGTAGCCGGGGCCGCCGGTGCCGTTGCCCAGCGGGTCCCCGCCCTGGATCATGAAGCCCTTGATCACACGGTGGAAGACGGTGCCGTTGTAGAGCGGCTCGCTCGTACGCTCACCGGTCGCCGGGTGCACCCACTCGCGCCCACCAGTGGCGAGGTCGACGAAGTTCTTGACCGTCTTCGGCGCGTGGTCCGGGAAGAGCCGGATCTCGATGTCGCCGTGATTGGTCTTCAGGGTGGCGTAAAGCTGCTCAGCCACGATGTGCCTTCCGTGAGTCTGCTCTGACCTTCCCGATCCTCGCACGGACGGCGGCCCGGATGGGCGCGCGGGCATGCGAGAGCACCCCGGGGCGCATTCGAGGCCTCTGCGGGGGTAGCGGGTAGCGAGGCCCTTCGGGGAACGACACCGGAGCGCCAGGGAAAGAGCGACGACGACGGATTCGTGACACGGATGCCTGTAACGCATGCCGAAGCGGGGTGCGGCAGGCATGATTTCAAAAAGGGTGGACAGGCGACATATCGAACGCCACCGAGGAGGATGATCCTGTGACCCGCATGGACAGCGTGCGTGCCGCTACCGATTCAGCGAGGGAGAGCGTGCAGCACGCCGCGGAAGCGGTGGCGCCGTACGCCGGAACGGCCAAGGACCAGGCCGCGCAGTATGCACACGAGGCACGCGTACGGCTCGCCCCGACGGTGTCGAAGGCCGCGCAGCAGGCGCGTGTTCAGTTCGACGCGCGCGTCGCGCCGCATGTGCCCCCCAAGGTCGACTTCGCGGCGCAGAAGGCCGCCGCGCGGACGCGGATGGCGGCACGCCAGGCGGCCGAGTACACCGGCCCCCGGGTCGAGCAGGCCAGGGCGGCGGCAGGGCCGGTGGCCGAGGAGGCCGCGGCTCGCTCGGCGGCGGCGTTCGCCGCACTGCGCGGGCACGTCACGGTCGCCGAGATCAACAAGTTGGTGGCCAAGCACCAGCGCCGGGCCAAGGCGGGTCGCGTCGTCAAGGGCCTCGCGGTCCTCGGCGTACTGGCCGGCGGTGCCTTCGCCGCGTGGAAGTGGTGGGACAAGCAGGCCAACCCCGAATGGCTCGTGGAGCCGCCGGTTGACGCCGAGGCGTCCGACCGGCCGAACCTGACGTCGGTGGACGGTTCCGCGGGTGCGGACGACACGGGTTCCGGGGCGACGATCGACTCGGAGCACGAGAACCGCAGGAAGCGCTCCTCCTGAGGGTCCTGACGGTCCGTCTCCCGGGAGGAACCGCTCCTGGAAGCCGTGATCCGGTGACCTGTCGTTGAGGAGACCGTGCAGCTGGACGGCGTGATCCCGCAAGCCGTGAACCGGGGAGCCATGGTCCGGACGTCGACGTTCCGGACGGTGGTTCTCCGGGGTGCGGTGCTGCGGGGTGCGGTGCTGCGGGCGCCCGTGTTCCGTGAGGCACTGTCCCAAGGAACTCTGTCCCGAGAGGCAGTGTCCGGAGAGGCAGTGTCCGGAGGGGCGATGTCCGGAGAGGCAGTGGCCGGAGAGGCGATGTCCCGGGAAGCGGTGTTCCGCTCTCCACGGACGGTGCGTTCTCCACGGACGGTGCGCTCCGACCGGGTGGTTCGCCGGCCGCGGGCGGTGCTCGCCGCGCGGACTTCTCCGCGTGCGTGGCGTTCCTGACGGGAGATCCGGTGACGGTCCGTCTCCTGACGGACGCTGCCGTGTCCCACAACGCGGACGGTGTTCTTCGAGGCGCCGGGATTCCCGAACGGGACCCGGCGCCTCATGCTGCCGCGAGCGCGACGTCGCCGAGCCCTTCGAGCATGCCGTCGAGGGGGAGCTGAGCGGGGATGCGGCGGACCGAGGGGGACGAGCCGTGGGCTTCGGCGGTGATGCGCTGCTTGATCGTGGGCGGCAGGGCGCGTTCACGCGGCTCGTGTGCGGCGACAGCCGGTTCCGGCGCGCGCCTCCGTTCGGCGACGCCCGTGCCCCGGGTGGCGGTGGCCCCCGGATCGACCCGTGGCGCCGGTACCTGCGCGGGCACCACCGGCGCCGGGGCGACGGTCTCGGCACCGCGGTCGGCGGGCTGGTCTGCCGGCTGCGCGGCGGAGCCGGCGGCAGCGATGGCGGGGGTGGTGAGGCCAAGCGTGGCGAGTACGGCGAAGAACGCGGTGATGAACGCGGTCCAGAGGTTCCTGACCTTGACGACGGCCATGACTCCTCGCTTTCGGGTGAGGTCCGGTCGCGCACCCGGTTCATTCCGAGTTGCGCGGTTTGAGTACGTTCATCATCATGTGGGCCCGCAGCCGATTCCGTGGGAGATACGCCGCCCCGCGCGCAGTTCGTCTGATGAACACCACCCGTTCAGTCGATCCTCACATGCGAAAAGCAGAAAACCGCCGCTTCCTCCGGGGCCTGGCGACCGTCCCCCAGCGACGTGGCAGAGGTTCCAACTCGCCTGTTCTCAGGCTCATTTGGCGCCCCGTACGGGAGACCACCGACCGCTGCACGGCTCACGGGGACGCGCAACCCGACGGCGTCACTCCGCGCCGCTCGGGCACGTCCACCCACACGCCGGCCCCCTCAGTACACGCGGGCCCGGCACTCCGCCCGCGGGTCGCGGGCCGTCCCCGTCCCCGCGCGGAGGCACGAGGCAGGGGCCGTAGACCGTCCAGGCCTCGTGCGACCGCAGCGCGACCCGCACCGGTGACCCCGCCGCCCGGACCGTTGCGAAGCGACGGGGGGGACGACCGCTCCCGCCGTGAATCCCCCACCGCACCTCCCGGCACCCGGGCAGCCGGTCCGCGGAGACCTTGGTCATCCCTCGTCCGGAAGCGAAAGGCGGCCGGACATGAGGAGATCCGCCGGCCCCACGCGCCGGAGGATGCGGTCGGCACCCTGGAGCGCTTCAGCGGCGGCGACACCCACGACAGCGGGACCTCTGCCCCTCACGTCATCCACGTCATCGCCGCGCTCCGGCCCCGGCGCCCCCGTGGTCCGCCACCCGAAATCCAGGGGATCCGCAGGACGACGAGCTGACGAAGGATGACGTATCAGGCCCGGGGACCACCGGTCGGCGCCACCGCACGGACACCTCAGCGAGCCGACCCGGTACGAGAAGAACCCCTCCGGCCCGCGCTGACGCAGGACGAAGGGGTTCTACGGGGTGGAGCCTAGGGGAGTCGAACCCCTGACATCTGCCATGCAAAGACAGCGCTCTACCAACTGAGCTAAGGCCCCGTGCCGGGAACAGCGTACCGGGTCGGGAGGTGCATCCCGAAAAAGGTTGGGACTCCCCGAGTCCGACCACGCTCCGTAAGATGCCCCACAGGTTCGCAGCAGTGAAGCTGGGGCCGCCGCTTGGGGAAGCGATGGGGAGACGCGATGGACGCCGCACAACAGGAAACGACAGCTCGTGCCAGAGAACTGCAGAGAAGCTGGTACGGGGAGCCGCTGGGGGCGCTCTTTCGCCGGCTCATCGACGATCTGGGGCTGAACCAGGCCCGGCTCGCCCAGGTACTCGGGCTCTCGGCTCCGATGCTCTCACAGCTGATGAGCGGGCAGCGGGCGAAGATCGGCAATCCGGCCGTGGTGCAGCGTGTCCAGTCGCTCCAGGATCTCGCGGGGCAGGTCGCGGACGGCAGCGTGAGCGCCGGGGAGGCGACGGGCCGCATGGAGGAGATCAAGAGGTCGCAGGGCGGTTCCGTGCTGACCACGAGTCAGTCCACGAACACTTCGGGGGCGCCCACCGTGCGGCGCGTGGTGCGGGAGATCCAGTCGCTCCTGCGGTCCGTCGCCGCCGCGGGTGACATCATCGACGCCGCGAACGCGCTGGCGCCGACGCAGCCGGAGCTGGCCGAATTCCTGCGGGTGTACGGCGCGGGGCGCACCGCCGACGCGGTCGCCCACTACGAGGCGCATCAGAGCTGAGGCCTACCGGCCGAGGGGGGCGTGCGGCATGGGCGAGGTGTTCGCGGGGCGGTACGAGCTCGTCGACCCGATCGGGCGGGGCGGCATAGGGGCCGTGTGGCGCGCCTGGGACCACCGGCGCCGCCGGTACGTGGCGGCCAAGGTCCTCCAGCAGAGCGACGCGCACACGCTGCTGCGTTTCGTGCGTGAGCAGGCCGTACGCATCGATCATCCGCATGTCCTCGCGCCGGCGTCCTGGGCCGCCGACGACGACAAGGTCCTGTTCACGATGGACCTCGTCGCCGGCGGCTCGCTCGCGCACCTCATCGGCGACTACGGCCCGCTGCCCCCCGGCTATGTGTGCGTGCTCCTGGACCAGCTGCTCGCCGGACTCGCCGCCGTGCACGCCGAGGGCATCGTGCACCGGGACATCAAGCCCGCGAACGTCCTGCTCGAAGCCACCGGCACGGGCCGCCCCCACCTGCGTGTCTCGGACTTCGGGATCTCCATGCGCAAGGGGGAGCCCCGCCTCACGGAGACCAACTACGTGGTGGGTACGCCCGGTTATTTCGCGCCTGAGCAGCTGCTGGGCGCGGAACCGGACTTTCCCGCCGACCTGTTCGCCACCGGGCTCGTCGCCCTCTACCTGCTCGAAGGGCACAAGCCGGACGCCAAGGCGCTCGTCGAGTACTTCGCCGAGCACGGCACACCGGGCGCCCCGCAGGGGGTGCCGGAACCCTTGTGGCAGGTCCTGGCCGGGCTGCTGCAACCCGATCCGCACGCCCGGTTCCGTACGGCGACGGGCGCGCGCAAGGCGCTCGCCGCCGCGCTGGAGCTGCTGCCCGCCGATCCGGCGGCGGTGTCCGATCCGGTCGAGGTCTTCGACCAGATCGGCCCGCTGCCGGCCGGGTTCGACGCGAAGGGGCCGGGCGGCACGGGCGGGCGGAGTGGTCCCGACGGTACGGGTGGTCAAGGGCGTACGGGCGGGGCGGGCCGCGTTCCCGGCCCCGCGAGCATCGGCGGCGGGCAGGCGACGGGCGGCGGGCCCGCCCCGAGGACCTCGGAGGGAACCCCACCGGTTCCCAGCACCCCACCGGCCCCGACGGCCCCACCGGTACCGGCGTTCGCCCCCACCGTGTCCCCGGTTGCCGCGACGCCCCGGCCGGCGACGCCCACCGGCGACCCCCGCGCACCGGCCCCCACGCCGCCCGACACCGGGCCCGGGCCGCTGCCCCCGGCAGCTCTCACCGCCACGCCGCCTTCGGCGACCCCCGCCACCGCTCCGGCACCGGGCCCCGCCCGGACGCCCGCCACACCGCCCTCGGCGCTCGCCCCGGGCGCCACCGGGCCGGCGTCCCTGTCCGACACCGGCAGCTTCCACCTGCCGCCGCCCGTACCCGTGCCCGCACCGGTACTCGCGCCCGCACCGCCGCACGCGGGACATCCGGCCCCGCTGCCGAACGAGCCGTACGCGCCGTACGAACCGCTCGCGGCGCACCCGTACACCCCGACCCCCCTCGCACCGGAGCGGCCGGCGGCACGGACGGCGGCCCGTTCCCACGCGGCGGCGCGGCGGCCGGGGCCGCCCGCGCGGGTCGCCGTGCCGGTGCTGCTGCTGGCGCTCGCCTGCTTCGCCGTGGGGATCTGGGCGCTCAGCGGTTCCTGACGCCGCGGCGCCGGGCGATCAGCCTCCAGCCGGCGAGCACGGCGACCAGCGCTGTCCCGGTGCCGATGCCCGCGTAACCGACCAGCCGTCTGGCGTCCGGGGCGAACCGCGCGCCGGACGCCGTCCCCAGCGCGCCGGTCACCGGATTCCCGCCCTGGACGCTGAAGGGTCCCGGCGGGCCCGCGTACGCGGGTGCCGGGGCCGGCGAGCCGGTCACGTCGAGCCGCAGCGTGATCCCGTACGGCCCCGCGCCGTACACGGAGGCCAGCTTCGGACTGAGGCTGATCCGCACGTAGTACCAGCCGGCGAAGCGCATGTCGCGCTCGCCGGCGCGGTAGGAGAAGCGGTTCTGGTACGCCACCGGCGGGAGCGGGTCCATCGACGTCGTCTTCTGCCGCCCGTCGTACAGCGGCGCGTTCGCGCTCTGGACGAACCCGAGCGCGGGGTTGAACAGGGAGACCGCGACGGCGCCGTTGACCAGGCCGAGCCCGGCGCTCCCGGTGGCCGACGGCGGCGGTTCCGGCGCGCTCGCGAGGTCCACGCTCGAAAACAGCTGCTGCCCCCAGTCCACCGGTACGCGGTAGAACACCGTCTCCCCGGGCTTGACCATCGCCGTGTATGCGCCGTGCGGCCCCACGCGTGCCGCGTCGGAGAAGCCCGTACCGCCCGCTACCCGCGTGGGAGTGCCGGGGCTCGGCGTCGGGGAGGCGCTGGGCCAGTTCTCCGGCGCCGCGGTCGGGCCGGCCTTCGTCAGACCCGGTTCGCTCAGGTGCCGCAGCTCCAGATCCCACGGGTCGGCCGACGACCCGGGGTCCCCGTCACGCCGTACGACGACGTAGTACGGACCGGCCTCGGCGCAGGTGGCGACGGGCCCGCCCACGGTGCGGTACGCGTACGCCGCCAGTGGTCTGGGGAAGTCGGTCGAGACGCCGAACTCGGACTGGTTCGAGCTGCACTCGTGGCCGTCGCGGTCCTGGAGGCTCACCTCGATCTTGTCGCCGTAGGCGACCTTCGTGCCGGTCTTCGGCACGGCGACGGCGGAGACGTACGTGTTGCTCGTCGCGTCCAGGTCGACGCGGTAGACGAGGGTCCCGGCCGCCTTGATCGTGTCGCGGTAGGTGACACCGGTGGCGAGCACCGCCGCGTCGGCGGTGCTCGTGGCGCCGGTGACGCGCCGGGCAGCGGGGTCGAAGGCGTACGCGCCCGGCGCCCCGGAGGCGGACGCGCGCTGCACGGGCGCCGCGGCCGTCACGGCGCCCAGCAGGGTGAGGACGCAGAGCGCAGCGCCCGCGGCGGACCGTGTCCCGCGCCGGTGGTCCCGCCGTCCGCGCCAACGAAATTGACGACCCGTCACACTGTCCCCCCGCTGCTCGCCGGCGGCCGGTGGGCGCCCGGTACCGGCCGGTGTCCGGTCCATCCTGCCCCGGGGGCCCCTGCTCTGCCAGGGCCCCCGCACACGCGCCCCCGCACACCTGGCCGGACCGGCCGCGCACGAACAGGACCCGCGTCCGGACAGCACGAAGCCCCGGTCGCTTCGCGCGGCCGGGGCTCGTTCTCTTCAGGACTGTGTGCGGATTGCGTGCCTCAGGCGTCGGCTCCGGAGGACGGCACGGAGTCGGTCGCCTCCGTCCACAGATCCTGCTCGGCGCGATCCGCCTGGATCTGGCGGTACACGAGGAACCCGCCGATGGCGGCCAGTGCGACCAGGAGAAGCTTCTTCACCGCGCGACCTCGTCTTTCATTGACGTAGGGGACCTTCTCTCGCCGACTATACACACCGGTCGATACCGATCGGTGACCTGTCGGCGCCTCGGCCACCGGCCCCTTCGTCCCCTTCGCGGGCGTTTTCCCGACCGGCCCGCGCACCGTCCGCGACGCCGCCTTCCGGACGCTCTCGCGCACCCGCTTCCCGTCCGACTTCCCGCTGCCGGGGCCCCCTCGTACAAACGCGTTCCCGGGTTCGCGCGGGCGCGGACGCGCACCCGGAAGCGCGCCCGTCCCCACCGCCTCGACGCAGCGTCCGCACGGGACATCCCCCGCCCGGACACACAACAGGCATAGGTCATCAAGTGCCGGGCACGCGGACCGTACGCAGAAAGCGAGAGCCCGTACCGGTCGGTGCGCCCCACGTATCGCGACCGTCTGTCGCGCCCACGGAGCGCACAGCGCGTGCCGAACCGGCGCGCCCCCTTTTTCACGACGCCACGGAGCGGACCATGACGAATTCCGAGAGCTCAAGCAGCACGAACGGAAGTGACAGCAAGCGGAAACGCATCGCGGCTCCTGAAGCGATGCGCCGCGCCGCCGAACAACTCTCCGGTCTGCTCGGCAGCGAACCGGATTCGGTCTCCGCCATCAAGAAGACCGACGACGGCTGGACGGCCGCGGTCGAGGTGGTCGAGATCGAGCGCATTCCGGACACATCGAGCGTCATGGCGTCCTACCGCGTGGAACTGGACGGCGAGGGCGAATTGGTCGGTTACGAGAGGACCCAACGCTACCCGCGGGGCAAGGTCGACCGATGAGCGGTCGGTGAGCGGTTGACGCCGCCCTTTTTCATCTGCGAACGCGGTGTCACGCGTCCGCACGGTGCGTGCGACGAA
Encoded proteins:
- a CDS encoding peptidylprolyl isomerase; this encodes MAEQLYATLKTNHGDIEIRLFPDHAPKTVKNFVDLATGGREWVHPATGERTSEPLYNGTVFHRVIKGFMIQGGDPLGNGTGGPGYEFGDEFHPDLSFDRPYLLAMANAGPGTNGSQFFVTAVPTGHLNRRHTIFGEVSTEAGKKVVDSIIGSKTNPRTDRPLQDVVIETVSVETR
- a CDS encoding serine/threonine-protein kinase, which produces MGEVFAGRYELVDPIGRGGIGAVWRAWDHRRRRYVAAKVLQQSDAHTLLRFVREQAVRIDHPHVLAPASWAADDDKVLFTMDLVAGGSLAHLIGDYGPLPPGYVCVLLDQLLAGLAAVHAEGIVHRDIKPANVLLEATGTGRPHLRVSDFGISMRKGEPRLTETNYVVGTPGYFAPEQLLGAEPDFPADLFATGLVALYLLEGHKPDAKALVEYFAEHGTPGAPQGVPEPLWQVLAGLLQPDPHARFRTATGARKALAAALELLPADPAAVSDPVEVFDQIGPLPAGFDAKGPGGTGGRSGPDGTGGQGRTGGAGRVPGPASIGGGQATGGGPAPRTSEGTPPVPSTPPAPTAPPVPAFAPTVSPVAATPRPATPTGDPRAPAPTPPDTGPGPLPPAALTATPPSATPATAPAPGPARTPATPPSALAPGATGPASLSDTGSFHLPPPVPVPAPVLAPAPPHAGHPAPLPNEPYAPYEPLAAHPYTPTPLAPERPAARTAARSHAAARRPGPPARVAVPVLLLALACFAVGIWALSGS
- a CDS encoding DUF6344 domain-containing protein, translating into MAVVKVRNLWTAFITAFFAVLATLGLTTPAIAAAGSAAQPADQPADRGAETVAPAPVVPAQVPAPRVDPGATATRGTGVAERRRAPEPAVAAHEPRERALPPTIKQRITAEAHGSSPSVRRIPAQLPLDGMLEGLGDVALAAA
- a CDS encoding helix-turn-helix domain-containing protein gives rise to the protein MDAAQQETTARARELQRSWYGEPLGALFRRLIDDLGLNQARLAQVLGLSAPMLSQLMSGQRAKIGNPAVVQRVQSLQDLAGQVADGSVSAGEATGRMEEIKRSQGGSVLTTSQSTNTSGAPTVRRVVREIQSLLRSVAAAGDIIDAANALAPTQPELAEFLRVYGAGRTADAVAHYEAHQS
- a CDS encoding DUF881 domain-containing protein, with translation MSNSAPDPRAPDERAPHPAPVWRARPVRLLTLAVFALAGLIFVTSFNTAKGTDIRTDASLLKLSDLVQERSAKNAGLDRSDAAVRKDVDSLARRDDRSTAAEDARLHGLEGSAGTLALNGDAVSVTLDDAPPDATAAPGYPQPQANDLVIHQQDLQAVVNALWSGGARGIRVMDQRLIATSAVRCVGNTLILQGRVYSPPYKITAIGDPKKLRRALDDAPSIQNYLLYVQAYGLGWRVHDDGRTTLPGYAGTTDLHYAKPVK
- a CDS encoding gas vesicle protein GvpO; protein product: MTNSESSSSTNGSDSKRKRIAAPEAMRRAAEQLSGLLGSEPDSVSAIKKTDDGWTAAVEVVEIERIPDTSSVMASYRVELDGEGELVGYERTQRYPRGKVDR
- a CDS encoding rhomboid family intramembrane serine protease — translated: MDQPERSAAGEGLPSCYRHQGRGTGVRCTRCERPICPECMVSASVGFQCPDCVRGTGPGAPAGAHAVSAVAAGAAASSPRAPAGPRRPDNRPRTIAGAPVRPGQNPRLITQILIGVNIAVFILAQLKGAVGNDLALWGFGVADGQWYRLFTSVFDHVEIFHIGFNMLSLWWIGAPLEAALGRLRYTALYLISGLAGSALTYVVASPGEASLGASGAIFGLFAATAVLVRKLRYDMRPVIALLAINLFITFFWAGIAWQAHIGGLVAGALMAIGLVHAPRAHRDLVQAGTCVGVLVVTVVLIAVRTSMLT
- the crgA gene encoding cell division protein CrgA, translating into MPKSRIRKKADFTPPPAAKAATDIRLSNRNWVAPVMLAMFLIGLAWIVLYYVTGGDLPVDAFGSWNIAVGFGFIAAGFGFSTQWK
- a CDS encoding DLW-39 family protein, whose protein sequence is MKKLLLVALAAIGGFLVYRQIQADRAEQDLWTEATDSVPSSGADA
- a CDS encoding DUF5324 family protein, coding for MTRMDSVRAATDSARESVQHAAEAVAPYAGTAKDQAAQYAHEARVRLAPTVSKAAQQARVQFDARVAPHVPPKVDFAAQKAAARTRMAARQAAEYTGPRVEQARAAAGPVAEEAAARSAAAFAALRGHVTVAEINKLVAKHQRRAKAGRVVKGLAVLGVLAGGAFAAWKWWDKQANPEWLVEPPVDAEASDRPNLTSVDGSAGADDTGSGATIDSEHENRRKRSS